One segment of Alnus glutinosa chromosome 2, dhAlnGlut1.1, whole genome shotgun sequence DNA contains the following:
- the LOC133861920 gene encoding putative glycerol-3-phosphate transporter 1, producing the protein MGSMTEPTPESNHRKPLGIRFLEYINGTTLSFKTYQAIVLIVTFFAYASYHATRKTTSIVKSTLDPQSSDLGLQLYPWRITYLQEPARLSWMLGDGWAPFNGSDGTALLGELDVAFLSVYAVGMYFSGHLGDRMNLRIFLTVGMVGTGLFTSLFGIGYWGNIHSFIYYLIVQMIAGLFQSTGWPSVVAVVGNWFGKSKRGLIMGIWNAHTSIGNITGSLVASALLSYGWGWSFVVPGLMIAFIGLVVFLLLPVNPESVGADRDDDELHSPKKIGEGVAQPLLKSETEVKQRAVGFIQAWKIPGVAPFALCLFFAKLVAYTFLYWLPFYLTHTAIDGKYLSSSTAGNLSTLFDVGGVVGGILAGHISDRLNARAITAASFMYCAIPALFFYRSYGHVSLTINIILMFISGLFVNGPYALITTAVSADLGTHSSLEGNSRALATVTAIIDGTGSVGAAIGPLLTGYISGTSWTAVFTMLMAAALIAGLLLTRLVVAEVAEKIEESRSQARSSAPAHEV; encoded by the exons ATGGGTTCAATGACAGAACCAACGCCTGAGAGCAACCATAGGAAGCCCCTTGGAATCCGGTTCTTAGAATACATCAACGGAACCACCCTTTCCTTCAAAACCTACCAAGCCATTGTTTTGATTGTAACATTTTTCGCATACGCGAGCTACCATGCCACTCGAAAAACCACAAGCATTGTTAAGAGCACCCTTGATCCCCAATCATCAGATTTGGGATTGCAGCTCTACCCATGGAGGATAACTTACTTGCAGGAACCAGCTAGACTTTCGTGGATGCTTGGAGATGGTTGGGCTCCATTTAATGGATCAGATGGGACGGCCTTGCTTGGAGAACTCGATGTTGCTTTCCTCTCAGTTTATGCTGTGGGAATGTACTTCTCTGGACATTTGGGGGACAGAATGAATTTAAGGATCTTCTTAACAGTGGGAATGGTGGGAACTGGTTTGTTTACTTCGCTCTTTGGCATTGGTTATTGGGGAAACATACATAGTTTTATCTACTATTTGATAGTCCAAATGATTGCCGGTTTGTTCCAGTCAACTGGATGGCCTTCAGTGGTTGCAGTGGTTGGTAACTGGTTTGGAAAGAGCAAGAGAGGGCTAATTATGGGTATATGGAATGCTCATACTTCCATTGGGAACATTACAGGTTCTCTGGTTGCTTCTGCTCTATTGAGCTACGGATGGGGTTGGTCCTTTGTTGTGCCCGGTCTCATGATTGCTTTCATTGGATTGGTGGTTTTTCTTCTATTGCCTGTTAATCCTGAGTCTGTTGGAGCTGATAGAGATGATGATGAACTCCATTCTCCCAAGAAAATTGGCGAGGGAGTAGCACAACCTTTGTTAAAGTCAGAGACGGAGGTTAAGCAGAGAGCTGTGGGGTTCATACAAGCGTGGAAAATTCCGGGAGTTGCTCCCTTTGCTCTTTGCCTCTTCTTTGCCAAATTGGTTGCTTATACATTTCTCTACTGGCTTCCGTTCTATCTTACCCATACAG CTATTGATGGCAAGTATTTATCTAGCTCAACCGCCGGAAACTTGTCTACATTGTTTGATGTTGGTGGTGTAGTTGGAGGAATTCTAGCTGGCCACATTTCGGATCGCTTAAATGCAAGAGCAATAACAGCTGCGAGTTTCATGTACTGTGCCATCCCTGCTCTCTTCTTCTATCGAAGCTATGGACACGTTTCCTTGACGATTAATATCATTCTTATGTTCATCTCTGGCCTGTTTGTGAATGGGCCATATGCTCTTATCACAACGGCTGTATCAGCTGACTTGGGAACCCACAGTTCATTGGAAGGGAATTCCCGGGCATTGGCAACGGTGACGGCGATTATAGATGGAACTGGCTCTGTTGGGGCTGCTATTGGACCCTTACTAACAGGTTATATTTCTGGTACTAGCTGGACTGCAGTCTTCACCATGTTGATGGCAGCAGCTCTAATTGCAGGGCTGCTTCTAACTAGGCTTGTTGTAGCCGAGGTGGCTGAAAAGATTGAGGAGTCAAGGTCACAAGCAAGATCTTCAGCACCAGCTCATGAAGTGTGA